The Erwinia sorbitola nucleotide sequence AAGGTAACATGATTAAATCGTCGTACAGATGCAGTGCTTCCGTAGCAATAGCGAAATCTGCATTACCTTTAGACACCGCCTCCGCTATCTGTGTTGGCGATCCCTGATGCATATGCAGGGACACACGCGGATAGCGCTCGATAAAGCCTTTAATCACGTTGGGCAGCGCATAGCGTGCCTGAGTATGAGTGGTGGCGACGTAGAGAGAACCTTTATCCGGCCAGGTATGCTCGCCTGCGACGGATTTAATCGCATCAACTTTCGATAACACTTCGCGCGCAATGCGGATAATCTCCTGCCCCGCTGGCGTTACCTGAGTCAGATGTTTTCCGCTGCGGGCAAAAATCTGGATGCCCAGCTCATCTTCCAGCATACGTACTTGCTTACTGATACCGGGCTGCGAGGTATACAGCCCTTCGGCCGTTGAAGAGACGTTGAGGTTGTGGTTTACCACCTCAACGATGTAACGAAGCTGCTGCAATTTCATTTTTCATTCCATCCAGGGTTTGAAACAATGCGCCGAAAACCCGGCAGCATACACACAGCAAACGTAGCTGTGGCTTCAAGTACGAAGGTTATAATGCGAATACATAATAAGAAAGGCGTTATCTATAACAACTATATCAAAAATGGGGGATATGTATAGCGCAGGCGGGGGAATTCGTAAGCGTAGCGGGAAGAAAAAAAAGGGACAGGGGCCACCATGGCTTGATGGCCCCCATAACGGAGGTAACTGACTGAATTACTTCTTAGTCACTTCCCATTTCCCATCAACATAGAAGGCAGTCCAGCCGGTGGCTTTCCCGTCTTTTTCTGTGCTGACGTACTGCTGTTTAGTTTTACGACTGAAACGTACGATAGCTTTGTTGCCTTCGTCATCAGTGGCTGGCGCATCCGCCAGGTAACGCAGTTTTTCCGGTAAACGATCGCGGAAGCGTTGCAACTCCTCCACCTGCGGCGCGCGCGTTTCACGCGATTTCGGGAAGGTATTGGCCGCAAGGAAAACACCCGCTGCACCATCACGCAGAACGAAATAGGCATCCGACTTTTCACACGGCAGCTCAGGCAACGGCACCGGATCTTCTTTCGGTGGAGCGACTTCACCGCTGCGCAGGATTTTACGCGTGTTCTTGCAGTCGTCATTTGTGCAGGACATGTACTTACCAAAACGCCCCATTTTCAGGTGCATTTCGGAACCACATTTCTCGCACTCAACGATCGGGCCATCGTAGCCTTTGATACGGAATTCACCCTGCTCTATCTCATAGCCATCACATTCCGGGTTATTACCGCAGACGTGCAGCTTGCGCTGAGGGTCGATCAGATAGCTGTCCATTGCGGTGCCACATTTCTGGCAACGGCGACGGGCGCGCAGTGCGTTTGTTTCCGCATCATCACCCTCAAGAATGTTCAGTACTTCATTCTCAGGGATCAGGTTAATGGTCTGCTTGCAACGTTCCTTCGGCGGCAGCGCATAGCCAGAGCAGCCGAGGAACACCCCGGTACTTGCGGTACGGATACCCATCTGACGGCTACAGGTCGGGCACTCGATAGAGGTAAGCACCATCTGATTAGGCTGCATTCCGCCCTCTTCCGGGTCTTTCTCTGCCTGCGCCAGTTGCTCGCTAAACTCACTGAAGAACTGATCCAGTACCGCTTTCCACTGCGCTTCGTTCTTGGCAACTTTGTCGAGATTGTCTTCCATATGAGCGGTGAAGTCATAGTTCATCAACTCACGGAAGCTCTCTTCCAGGCGGTCAGTAACGATTTCACCCATTTTTTCCGCGTAGAAACGACGGCTCTCCACCTTCACATAACCACGATCCTGAATGGTCGAGATGATCGAAGCATAGGTAGAAGGACGGCCAATTCCACGTTTTTCCAGCTCACGAACCAGCGAAGCTTCGCTGAAACGCGCAGGCGGTTTGGTGAAGTGCTGACTTGGCAGCAGCTGCTGAAGGCTCAGTTCACTTCCAACTTCAACATCTGGCAGTACGCGATCTTCATCACCTTTACGCAATGCAGCCATCACTCGCGTCCAGCCGTCAAAGCGTAGCGTACGCCCTTTAGCTTTCAGTTTGAAATCTGCCGCTTCAACGGTCAGCGTGGTGGAGTCATATTGCGCTGGCATCATCTGGCAGGCAACAAACTGGCGCCAGATCAGCTGATACAGCTTCTGCGCGTCAGCTTCCATATCTTTCAGCTGCTCGGACTGCACTTTCACATCGGATGGACGGATGGCTTCGTGCGCTTCCTGAGAATTATCTTTGCTGCTGTATACGTTGGCGGCCTTCGGCAGGTATTTATTGCCGAACTCATCTTCAATGTAGCCGCGCACCATGCTGACAGCATCCTGACTCAGGTTGGTTGAGTCAGTACGCATATAGGTAATATGACCAGCTTCATACAGACGCTGGGCCATCATCATGGTTTTCTTCACGCCAAAGCCAAGACGGGTACTGGCCGCCTGCTGAAGCGTGGAGGTAATAAATGGTGCACCGGGTTTGCTGCTGGTTGGTTTATCTTCACGATCAACCACCATGTAGCGGGCTTTCTCCAGCAGGCTGACAGCGGCATAGGTCTGCTCGCGGTTTACCGGACGGAAAGGTTTATCACCCTGGTGCGTAACCTGCATGGGCAGATCCACCCCTTTCGGCGTGGTCAGGTCTGCGTTGAGATCCCAGTACTCTTCAGGAACGAACGCTTTAATTTCACGCTCACGCTCAACCACCAGCCGTACAGCTACCGACTGTACGCGCCCGGCGGAGAGACCTCGGGCCACTTTCTTCCACAGCAGTGGTGAGACCATGTAGCCAACCACGCGATCCATAAAGCGACGCGCCTGCTGGGCATTTACGCGGTCGATATTAAGTTCGCCGGGCTTTTCAAATGCCTGACGAATGGCATTTTTGGTAATTTCGTTAAACACCACGCGACTGTAGCGTGATTCATCTCCACCGATCACTTCCCGCAGGTGCCATGCAATGGCTTCCCCTTCGCGGTCGAGATCCGTTGCGAGATAGATATGGTCAGCTTTCTCAGCCAGCGCCTTAAGTTCAGCGACAACTTTTTCCTTACCTGGCAGGATTTGATAATTCGCTTCCCAGCCGTGATAAGGGTCGACGCCCATACGGTTAACTAACGCCGTCTTTTCGTCTTTTTTGACCTTTTTTGTTGTTTTACTGGTTGTAGAGTCAGCGCTCTTTTTAACTGTTGATCCACTGGTCGGCAAATCACGGATATGACCTACGCTGGATTTCACCACGTAGTCATTTCCGAGATATTTATTGATCGTTTTGGCTTTTGCCGGGGACTCAACTATTACGAGAGCTTTTCCCATAGTTACCTTTACCTGATTAAAACATCCGAGAGTAAGTTGTGCCGTTTTCACTTGTTACATCGCACATTGACGATAGGGTTATCGGGATAACAGAATCAACCCGGTTAACTTTTTATCAATTGCAGCATAAAAATGCGCATTGCAACCAGTTGATTAACGGTACTTTTTACCACCTGTTAAGCGAATCTCTAACAAAGCGTAAAGTCTGTTTTACGCCCGGAACCCGAAACGCCCACACTGTACCTGATAAAATCTGTTACGCAACTTAATTAGCATCCAGCCCCCATTTACGCCAGGAAAGGCGGAAAAAAAGAGAAAAATTTGTTCAGCCTGTTCCTGCTCCATAGTACAACAATGCGTTACGCATACACTTAAGCGCGCTGCTCTATAAAGGAAGGAAAAGTCGCTGTACGCGGGGATGCTGCCCGGAAACAGACAACCATCTGATAACACCTGGATTTTTCCACTTGAAGGGTCTGCTGCCGTTTATTACATTTACTCACCCGGCAAGCCATTGCAGCTGCGGAAGTAAGGGTTGCCTTAGAGTGAAATTGCTTCTCTTTTATGGAGATCGCTCTCCTGTTCAACAATAATGGAATTCACATGACTACCTTGATTTATCAGGATGAAAAATCCCACAAATTCTGGACAATCGAACAAAAAAAACAGGAACTCCATCTTAGCTGGGGACGTGTGGGAACTCAGGGTCAAAGCCAGATAAAAAGCTTTGAAGACGATGAACAGGCAAAAAAAGCGTGCGAGAAGTTAATAAAAGAGAAGAGCCGCAAAGGCTACATGGCACCAGGCAATGAGGCTTCAGCGCCCAGCGCTACCAACACCGTTGTTGCTGCCACGTCCGCTAGCGTGGTGCCAAAAACTCAGGCAAAAACATCCCCTCCTGTAACTGCTGATGATCTGCCCTCTGCCCATACCGCGACAACGCCACTAAGTGTCAACACCCCCGTATGGCTGAGTGAAGCAGACACTATCGCGCTGCCGCAGAAACTGTCTGTACTGGCGTTAAGCCATCGTGACAGGCCGCTTCCTCCCGCAGGGAAAGTTGAAGAGCCAGCGGAACAGCTGCGTCGTCTGAAGATACTGAGCCAGGAAACGAAAAAGAACGGCGGCCTGACTCTGGATGGAAGCAGCTGTGACGGCAACTGGCAGCAGGCGATTGCCGCAGCTCAGAGATGCCTTGCCAACGCAGAGGCGCTGCCGCAGGACTCACCGATGGCTGGCGCAGTTATGCTGAAAATCAATCAGAGCTATGGCGGGCGTGAAGCCGCGCTGCTGATCGATGCCATCGTCGCCAGCTATGGTCTGGACTATGCCGTAGAGATGATCATCGCCAGCACGCAAATCGGCCTTAATCGTGATTACCACAGCCGTGGCGTTTCGATCCATCCGGCAGATACCCCCCCTGCCGGTTATCAGCAAAATATCGTCGATCATGAATTACGTCTGCGATGGCACCTCTCCGCCGCGCAGCCCGAGGTATGGCAACGCTGTGCCGATTGCCTGCTCGCCGCTCTGCCGCAGATCCCGCTATGGCGCCAGCCGCTGGTAGCGCTGCTGCTGCCTGAACGCCCCGAACTGGCCAACGGGATTATTCAGCGAGCTGCCGGTGACCGCGAACTCTGTGCGCTGGAGTGGCTGAAAGTCACTGCCACTGACCCGGAGGCGCTGCAAGCGCTGGAACAATACCAGGCACTGGATGTGTTTGATAGCTGGTATTACGGGGAAATAGTGACCAGTACGCTACTGCTGGAGCAGGGCGTGTGCGCTCTGCCCCGGTTAACCCCCTATGCCCACGGCGACCGCTGTGGCGAGGTGGTGATGCACGTTAATCACCCGCAGGCGCTGGCGATGTTAATCGGGGCAGCCGGTAAGGGTAAACGCTGTTACGAACGCGCTGCTAAAGCCAGCAAGCGCTTCCCGCACGCCGCATTTGCTGCACTGGTACAGCTGCTGAATGGCAAAGAGGATGCCCTGTGGCGAACTCAGCTGCATGCCCTGCTGCATAACCAGCCACAGCTGGCGGCAGAGGTTACCCCCTGGCTTACCGCTGAAGAACAGGCGCTGGTCTCCGGCAGCCAGCAACGGCTGTTTGTAAAAACCGACAGTGCCAGCGCCGATATGCTGCCTGCGATACTGGTTGCTCCGCCGTGGATCAGTAAGAAAAAAACGGGAGCTATTCCAGAGCTGGCACTAGCTGTACAGCCGGTAGCGCCTGTGTTTGAAGGTGTTGCTGCGGATCAGCTGGCGATGTGGTCACATCACCGCAAGCTGAAAATTGCCGGTCTCAAAACAGAAGAGATCCTCGCCCGCCTCGGCTTTAATACATGGAATAAATCGCTGCCGGAAACCACTGTGCAGGCGTGGGAAGAGGATAACTATACTCAGCTGATTGCCGACTGGGCAACCAATCACCCGCACTATGCTGGCGACTGGAATCTCTATATTTTACCTCAGCTACCCCGCGAAAAAGCCCTCGGTCTGTGGAGCGTTCTCAGCAGTGAGCACCACACGGGTATCGCGCCGGTGATGTCACATTTCGGCCTCGACGCGCTGCCCGGATTTATCAACAGCGTAGCCCGTCAGCCTCAGGAGGCGCTGCCGGTGGCAATTGCTGTGGGCAGTACCGATCTGGCACCGCTTATCGCCCGTGCTTATTCTAAACTGAAAACTCTGCGCGAGGATGCGCGCCGCTGGCTGCTGAAATATCCGCAACATGCTGTGGCCGGTCTGTTACCGGTGGCCTTCGGCAAAGCGGGAGAAGCCCGGGATAATGCCCGTCTGGCCCTGCGGCTGCTGCTGGACAACGGGCATCAGGCGCTGCTTGAAGAGGTTGCCGGGCGCTATCAGCAGCCGGAAGTGCTGGCAGCGGTAAACGCGTTAGTGCAGCTCGATCCGCTGGACGATTTCCCGGCAAAACGCCCTGCGCTGCCGGATTTCTGGCAGCCGGTGCTGTGGACTCGCCCGCAGCTGCATAACGGTAAAACACTGCCTGAAGAGGCCCTGACGCATCTCGGCACTATGCTACGTTTTCCGACGGAAAATGGCCTTTATCCGGGACTTGAACAGGTTAAAAAAATCTGTACTCCAGCTTCCCTGGCTGCCTTTGCCTGGGATCTCTACACTGCGTGGATGGCTGCCTCCGCCCCACCGAAAGAGAGCTGGGCCTTCAGTACCCTCGGGCTGTTTGGTAATGATGACATCGCCCGTCAGCTTACGCCGCTGATCCGCAGCTGGCCCGGTGAATCCCAGCATAAACGCGCTGTTGCCGGCCTCGATATTCTGGCGGATATTGGCTCAGATCTGGCGCTGATGCAGCTTAACGGCATTGCACAAAAGCTGAAGTTTAAAGCTCTTCAGGAACGGGCACGGGAGAAAATCAGCCAAATCGCCGAGAAACGCGCACTGAGTGTCGCGGAACTGGAGGATCGTCTGGCCCCGGATCTCGGGCTGGATGATAACGGCTCGCTCCTGCTCGATTTTGGCCCACGCCAGTTCAACGTTAGCTTTGATGAGACGCTGAAACCCTTTGTACGTGACGGCAGCGGCAGCCGTCTGAAAGATCTGCCGAAACCAAACAAGAGTGATGATGTTGAACTCGCCGCTGAAGCGGTCAATCGCTATAAGTTACTGAAAAAAGATGCGCGCACCATCGCCAGTCAGCAGGTTGCTCGCCTGGAAAGCGCCATGTGCCAGCGCCGCCGCTGGACGGAAGCGCAGTTTAATCAGTTCCTGGTGGGCCATCCGCTCATCGGTCACCTGACCCGGCGGCTGGTATGGGGGGCCTATGATGCCGATGACCAACTGCTGAACTGCTTCCGCGTGGCGGAAGACAACAGCTACAGCACCGCCGATGATGATCTCTTCACCCTGCCGCACAACGCCACGCAGATTGGCATCCCACATATTCTTGAGATGCCGGCTGAAGATGCCGCCGCCTTTGGTCAGCTGTTTGCTGACTATGAGCTGCTGCCGCCGTTCCGTCAGCTGGATCGTAACCGTTATCTGTTGAGCGCTGAAGAGCAAAAATCCACTGATTTGCAGCGCTGGCAGGGCAGGCTTTGCCCGAGTGGCCGTCTTGCCGGGTTGACCAGCAAAGGCTGGCTGCGCGGTGTGCCACAGGATGCGGGCTGGATCTGCTGGATGCTCAAACCGATGGGAAATATGACGCTGGTACTGGAAATGGGAGAAGGCCTGGGCGTGGGCATGGCACCGGATGAATTTAACAAGGAGCAGACGCTGGCCAGTATCTGGCTGTGGCACGGCGATGCACACCAGTACGGCTGGGGACAGCAGCATCCGCAGAAGCATCCTTTTTCGCGTTTGCATCCCGTCACTGCCAGTGAAATGCTGAGTGATATTGATGCGCTGTTTGACTAATGCCTGATACCCGATATCTAAGGAAAGACCATGTCTGACATGTTACAGCGTCCCCCGGCTGCCGTACTTTACGCCGCTGAACTGGCGCGGCTCAAGCAGGATGACAGCGGCCCACGGCCCCCCGGCTGGCAGCTGAGTTTACCGGCTGCGCGGGCGTTTATTCTGGGGGATACTGCGCAGGATATCAGTACAAAAGTGGTGACATCAGTTGCCAGCGTCGAACGCATGCTGGTTACCCTCGCCACCGGGCGCGGGCTGATGCTGGTCGGCGAACCGGGTACCGCAAAGTCGCTGCTGTCGGAGCTGCTGGCCACCGCTATCAGCGGCGATGCCGGGCTGACTATCCAGGGTGGCGCATCGGTGACAGAGGATCAGATCAAATATGGCTGGAACTATGCCCTGCTGATCAACCAGGGTCCGTCCACCGAAGCGCTGGTACCGGCACCACTTTATCAGGGGATGCGCGACGGTAAAATCGTTCGATTTGAGGAGATCACCCGCGCACCGCTGGAAGTACAGGACTGCCTGCTGGGGATGCTATCCGACCGTGTAATGGTGGTGCCGGAACTGCATGGCGATGACAGCCAGATGTATGCCCGCGAAGGCTTTAATATTATCGCCACCGCTAATACCCGCGATCGTGGCGTTAACGAGATGAGCGCTGCGCTTAAACGGCGCTTTGATTTCGAGACCGTGTTTCCGATCATGAACTTCCAGCAGGAACTGGAGCTGGTTGCCAGTGCCTCGTCCCGGCTGCTTACACACAGCGGTATCCCACATAAAGTGCCTGATGCCGTGCTGGAACTGCTGGTGCAAACCTTCCGCGATCTGCGCAGCAGCGGAGAGAGAAAAAGCGCAATGGACAGCCTGACTGCCATTATGTCTACCGCTGAGGCGGTGAACGTGGCGCATGCGGTAGGCGTTCGCGCCTGGTTTCTGCAACAGCGTGCCGGTGAACCAGCGGATCTCGTGGAGTGCATCGGCGGCACCATCGTCAAAGATAATGAAGAGGATCGTGCACGCCTGCGGCGCTATTTTGAACAGCGCGCAGGCAGCCGTAAAGAGCCGCACTGGCAGGCCTATTATCAGGCGCGCCACCGGCTGCCATGACAACTCCGCCCCTCTCCGCTGCGGAGTTATTCCCGTCTCCCGGTGAACCGCTGATCCTCGGTATCCGCCATCACAGTCCCGCCTGCGCCAGGCTGGTTCAGCGCAGTATTGAACAGTTACGTCCGGCCTGGGTACTGATTGAAGGGCCTGCTGATTTCAATCAGCGGCTTGATGAGCTGCTGCTGCCGCATCAGCTGCCCATCGCCATCTACAGCTACTGCCAGTTTCAGGAGCAGGATGCCCCCGGTGTTGGCGCCTGGACGCCGTTTGCCGAGTGGTCACCGGAATGGCAGGCGCTGCATGCGGCGCGACGGTGCAGTGCTGATATCCGCTTTATCGATTTGCCGGTATGGGCGCACGCCAGCGATGACGAGGCTGACGACGACAGCCAGCACTATCAGCAGCGCCAGCAGGCAATGATTGAAGCCTGCGGAATGGAGAGCAGCGATGCGCTATGGGATCATCTGTTTGAGGACGAGTCTCAGCAGCGTGAGTTACCTGCGGCACTGAACCTGTGGTTCCGGCAGCTGCGTGACGGGTGCAGCGGCAGCGTACAGGATCGGCAGCGCGAGGCCTATATGGCGCGCTGGATCGCCTGGGCCATGGCTCAGGACAGCGGCCCGGTGCTGGTTATTTGCGGCGGCTGGCATGCGCCGGTTCTCACCAGCCTCTGGCGGGGATATGCAGAATCGACTGAGCCTCCTGCCCCTGAGGCAGTGATTTCCGGCGCGGTTACCGGCAGCTATCTGACGCCCTACAGCGAAAAACGACTGGACGTGCTGGCGGGCTATCTCTCGGGTATGCCCGCTCCGGTATGGCAACAGTGGTGCTGGCAATACGGCCAGCGGCAGGCCGGGGAGCGTCTGCTGGAGAGAGTTTTCACCGTGCTGCGCCGCCAGCATCTGCCCGCCTCCACGGCGGATATGGCTAACGCCATGACTCAGGCATTAGCACTGGCGGCGCTGCGCGGGCACCGGCTGCCGCTGCGGAATGACTGGCTGGATGCGCTGGCAGGCAGCCTGATTAAAGAGGCGCTGAATACCCCGCTGCCATGGAGCTATCGCGGGCCATTGCAGGCTGGTACCGACCCGATCGCGATCGTGCTAATTGATGTGCTGGCAGGTCATCGTTTTGGCGTACTGGCCGCCGATACGCCGCAGCCGCCGTTACCGCGAGATGTCGCTAACGAGCTGAAACGGGCAGGGATCACACTGCCCGTCACGCTGACGTTAAATCGTTTTGATACCCCGGGGCTGCTTCAGAGCCAGGTGCTGCACCGGCTGAATGTGCTGGAGATCCCCGGCATTAGCTGCCTGTTGGGTACTACGCTGGCGCTTTCCGGCGACGGCGAAGAGCAGTGGGCGTTGACTCAACCATTGCAGCAGCACGCCGCGCTAATTGAAGCAGCACGCTACGGCGCAACTCTTGAAGAGGCCGCGCGCAACCGGCTGGAGTCGGCGCTGGCAGACGCCAGCGGTATCGCTGCGCTGGCACACTGGCTGCAACGTGCCGCGCTCGCCGGTCTGTCCTCATTCAGCCAGCAACTGCTGGCGCAGCTGGAACAGCAGATCGCGCTGGAAAGTCAGTTTGAAGAGATGGGGCCAGCGCTGGAGATCCTCTACGCGCTGTGGCGTCACGATACCCTTAACGGGATGCGCGATGCTGCGATCCTGCTGACCACCCTGCGCGCGGCCATTGAACGTACGCTGTGGCTATCGGAGTCCACCGGGTTGATTGACCCGACGCAAATCAATGCCCATCTGCACAGCTGGCAGGCGCTGTGCCACATTCTGCGCGATGAACAAAATAATCCTCAGCAGCACGACGGGCTGGTACTGCTGCCCCGTGCGCTGGCGGTACTGGAACGCCGCTTTTGTGCCGCTGATGCCAGCGCCCTGAGCCGTGGCGCAGCGCTGGGGGCGTTAATTCGTCTGGAACACGCCAGCGCTGATGCCCAGGCGGCAATCATGCTGCTGGAGGGGCTGCCAGCGGCACGTTTAGGGGAAGCGCTGCACGGGCTGATCGCGCTGGCCCGTCATCAGCTGGCCTCACATCCGGCTTTCATCGCCGGGTTTAACCGGCAGCTGGAACAGCTGGCAGACGATGAGTTTATCGCCGCCCTGCCCGATCTGCGCGCCGCAATGGCCTGGCTGCCCCCGCGTGAGCGGAAGGCTCTGGCGCGTCAGGTGCTGGAACACTTCCAGATCTCACACCTGCCGGAGCATCTGTTACAGCAACCGCTGCCAGAAGCCTGCTCTGCCGCCCTGTATCTTCGCCACCAGCAGCAGGAACAACGCACAGCCGACCAGCTGCGCGCCTGGGGCATACTCTGAGGGATCCTGATGCCTGAATTCTCCGATATATTAACCAGCCGGGAGCTGCAACGCTGGCGGCTGATGCTTGGCGACACTGCGGATGAGAGTCTCGGCGGCCTTGATGAACATGCCCGGGCTGTAGATAACGCGCTGGAGTGGCTGTATGGCCGCGATCCCCAGCGCATTCAGCGTGGTGAACGTCATGGCGGGAGCGGAGGATCCCAGCTCACCACCCCGGAATGGATCAATGCGATTCATCAGCTGTTTCCTGCGGAGGTGATCGAAAGGCTGGAGAGCGATGCGGTATTGCGTTTCGGCATTGATGATGTGGTGACCAATATTGAGGTTCTGGAGCGTATTGTTCCCTCTGAAGGGCTGCTGCGCGCTGTGCTGCATACCAAACATCTGATGAATCCCCAGGTTTTACAGGCCGCGCGCCGTCTGGTTCGTGAGGTTGTGGAGCAGATCATGGCGCGGCTGGTGACCGAAGTACGCCAGGCCTTTTCCGGCACCCGCGACCGCCGCCGTCGCTCTCCTGTCGCCATTGCGCGCAATTTTGACTTCAAAGGCACGCTGCGCGACAACCTTCATCGCTGGGATGCGCAGCGCGGAAGGCTCTATATCGAATCACCGGTATTTATCAGCCGCGTAAAACGTCACAGCGAAAAATGGCAGCTGATCCTGCTGGTCGATCAGAGTGGTTCAATGGTGGATTCGGTCATCCATTCGGCAGTGATGGCGGCCTGCCTTTGGCAGCTGCCGGGGATCCGCACCCATCTGGTGGCCTTTGATACCAGCGTAGTTGACCTGACTGCGGACGTGCAGGATCCGGTAGATCTGCTGATGAAAGTTCAGCTCGGAGGGGGAACCGATATCGGCAAAGCGGTGCAGTATGCCCGGCAGCTGATTGAGCAACCGGAGAAGAGCGCCATTGTGCTGGTCAGCGACTTCTTCGAGGGTGGATCGCCCTCGCTGCTGGTCAATGAGGTGAGAAAGTCCGTGCAGAGCGGCAGTAAAGTGCTGGGACTGGCAGCGCTGGACAGTAAAGCCGCTCCGAGCTACGACCGTGATATGGCCCGGCGGCTGGTCAATGCCGGCGCACAGATTGCCGCTATGACGCCGGGTGAGCTGGCAGCGTGGCTGGCGGAGAATTTGCAATCATGAATACCGCGCTGCGCAATGAGCTGCTCGAACTGACCCCGCAGGCGTTAATTGCCCTCAGCAATGCCGGTTTTGTTAAACGTAGTCAGAAAGAGATCGCTGCCGGAAATCTGCCATCGTTCAACGAAAACGATGGCGTGCTGACGGCGCAGTTTAACGATGGCACTCTCACCCGCCTGAGCCGAGGCCAGACGCTGAAGGAGGCGGACTGTAGCTGTAGCGCCAGCGGCATGTGTCGTCATCGGGTGATGCTGGTGCTCGGCTATCAGCAAATATGTGCCGGGATCCCCCCCTCCGCTCCCGCCCGCTGGCAGCCCGGGGAATGGCTGGCCGGGCTGGCATCGCTGCCTGCCGCTACTCTTAAGCGCGCACAGCAGCTGGCGGAAAAAGGCCTGGTCGTGGAACTTAACTGTACGCCCGGCGCGGTACCCGCCGCCAGACTGCCGATGAGCGATGTGCGTTTCTTCTCCCGCAGCAGCATCCAGTTTGCCCGCTGTGACTGCGTTGAAGGCACGCTATGCGAACATATTGTGCTGGCGGTGCAGGCCTTCGCCGCTGCCGAAGCGCGTCACCCTGACTTTGAGCAGCTTGTCTGGCAGCTACAGGAGGATCG carries:
- the cysB gene encoding HTH-type transcriptional regulator CysB; this translates as MKLQQLRYIVEVVNHNLNVSSTAEGLYTSQPGISKQVRMLEDELGIQIFARSGKHLTQVTPAGQEIIRIAREVLSKVDAIKSVAGEHTWPDKGSLYVATTHTQARYALPNVIKGFIERYPRVSLHMHQGSPTQIAEAVSKGNADFAIATEALHLYDDLIMLPCYHWNRAIVVTPDHPLAAKSKVSIEELAEYPLVTYTFGFTGRSELDTAFNRAGLTPHIVFTATDADVIKTYVRLGLGVGVIASMAVDPVSDPDLVRIEATDVFSFSTTKIGFRRSTFLRSYMYDFIQRFAPHLTRDVVDTAVGLRSNEDIEAMFKDIKLPAK
- the topA gene encoding type I DNA topoisomerase encodes the protein MGKALVIVESPAKAKTINKYLGNDYVVKSSVGHIRDLPTSGSTVKKSADSTTSKTTKKVKKDEKTALVNRMGVDPYHGWEANYQILPGKEKVVAELKALAEKADHIYLATDLDREGEAIAWHLREVIGGDESRYSRVVFNEITKNAIRQAFEKPGELNIDRVNAQQARRFMDRVVGYMVSPLLWKKVARGLSAGRVQSVAVRLVVEREREIKAFVPEEYWDLNADLTTPKGVDLPMQVTHQGDKPFRPVNREQTYAAVSLLEKARYMVVDREDKPTSSKPGAPFITSTLQQAASTRLGFGVKKTMMMAQRLYEAGHITYMRTDSTNLSQDAVSMVRGYIEDEFGNKYLPKAANVYSSKDNSQEAHEAIRPSDVKVQSEQLKDMEADAQKLYQLIWRQFVACQMMPAQYDSTTLTVEAADFKLKAKGRTLRFDGWTRVMAALRKGDEDRVLPDVEVGSELSLQQLLPSQHFTKPPARFSEASLVRELEKRGIGRPSTYASIISTIQDRGYVKVESRRFYAEKMGEIVTDRLEESFRELMNYDFTAHMEDNLDKVAKNEAQWKAVLDQFFSEFSEQLAQAEKDPEEGGMQPNQMVLTSIECPTCSRQMGIRTASTGVFLGCSGYALPPKERCKQTINLIPENEVLNILEGDDAETNALRARRRCQKCGTAMDSYLIDPQRKLHVCGNNPECDGYEIEQGEFRIKGYDGPIVECEKCGSEMHLKMGRFGKYMSCTNDDCKNTRKILRSGEVAPPKEDPVPLPELPCEKSDAYFVLRDGAAGVFLAANTFPKSRETRAPQVEELQRFRDRLPEKLRYLADAPATDDEGNKAIVRFSRKTKQQYVSTEKDGKATGWTAFYVDGKWEVTKK
- a CDS encoding DUF4132 domain-containing protein; translated protein: MTTLIYQDEKSHKFWTIEQKKQELHLSWGRVGTQGQSQIKSFEDDEQAKKACEKLIKEKSRKGYMAPGNEASAPSATNTVVAATSASVVPKTQAKTSPPVTADDLPSAHTATTPLSVNTPVWLSEADTIALPQKLSVLALSHRDRPLPPAGKVEEPAEQLRRLKILSQETKKNGGLTLDGSSCDGNWQQAIAAAQRCLANAEALPQDSPMAGAVMLKINQSYGGREAALLIDAIVASYGLDYAVEMIIASTQIGLNRDYHSRGVSIHPADTPPAGYQQNIVDHELRLRWHLSAAQPEVWQRCADCLLAALPQIPLWRQPLVALLLPERPELANGIIQRAAGDRELCALEWLKVTATDPEALQALEQYQALDVFDSWYYGEIVTSTLLLEQGVCALPRLTPYAHGDRCGEVVMHVNHPQALAMLIGAAGKGKRCYERAAKASKRFPHAAFAALVQLLNGKEDALWRTQLHALLHNQPQLAAEVTPWLTAEEQALVSGSQQRLFVKTDSASADMLPAILVAPPWISKKKTGAIPELALAVQPVAPVFEGVAADQLAMWSHHRKLKIAGLKTEEILARLGFNTWNKSLPETTVQAWEEDNYTQLIADWATNHPHYAGDWNLYILPQLPREKALGLWSVLSSEHHTGIAPVMSHFGLDALPGFINSVARQPQEALPVAIAVGSTDLAPLIARAYSKLKTLREDARRWLLKYPQHAVAGLLPVAFGKAGEARDNARLALRLLLDNGHQALLEEVAGRYQQPEVLAAVNALVQLDPLDDFPAKRPALPDFWQPVLWTRPQLHNGKTLPEEALTHLGTMLRFPTENGLYPGLEQVKKICTPASLAAFAWDLYTAWMAASAPPKESWAFSTLGLFGNDDIARQLTPLIRSWPGESQHKRAVAGLDILADIGSDLALMQLNGIAQKLKFKALQERAREKISQIAEKRALSVAELEDRLAPDLGLDDNGSLLLDFGPRQFNVSFDETLKPFVRDGSGSRLKDLPKPNKSDDVELAAEAVNRYKLLKKDARTIASQQVARLESAMCQRRRWTEAQFNQFLVGHPLIGHLTRRLVWGAYDADDQLLNCFRVAEDNSYSTADDDLFTLPHNATQIGIPHILEMPAEDAAAFGQLFADYELLPPFRQLDRNRYLLSAEEQKSTDLQRWQGRLCPSGRLAGLTSKGWLRGVPQDAGWICWMLKPMGNMTLVLEMGEGLGVGMAPDEFNKEQTLASIWLWHGDAHQYGWGQQHPQKHPFSRLHPVTASEMLSDIDALFD
- a CDS encoding ATP-binding protein — translated: MSDMLQRPPAAVLYAAELARLKQDDSGPRPPGWQLSLPAARAFILGDTAQDISTKVVTSVASVERMLVTLATGRGLMLVGEPGTAKSLLSELLATAISGDAGLTIQGGASVTEDQIKYGWNYALLINQGPSTEALVPAPLYQGMRDGKIVRFEEITRAPLEVQDCLLGMLSDRVMVVPELHGDDSQMYAREGFNIIATANTRDRGVNEMSAALKRRFDFETVFPIMNFQQELELVASASSRLLTHSGIPHKVPDAVLELLVQTFRDLRSSGERKSAMDSLTAIMSTAEAVNVAHAVGVRAWFLQQRAGEPADLVECIGGTIVKDNEEDRARLRRYFEQRAGSRKEPHWQAYYQARHRLP